Proteins encoded together in one Deinococcus irradiatisoli window:
- a CDS encoding SDR family NAD(P)-dependent oxidoreductase, translated as MTTTDWHPRVIVTGAAQGIGRAIAELFAGRGGKVLLLDLKEPAPLEGGITLQGDVTQAADRERAVQEVSQRWGGLDVLVNNAAYQGATGSLMDVSDDGWQRALDVNLTAPLRLSKACVPIMPQGSAVVHIASVQGLMAEQNNVAYTSSKAGLINLTRSMCLDLAPRGIRVNAVAPGAIATEELLKSVEATPDPEQTRQDYADLHALRRIGEPREVAELVYFLASPAASFITGVTVPVDGGMTASFMMAGRPV; from the coding sequence ATGACCACCACCGACTGGCATCCCCGGGTCATCGTCACCGGCGCGGCGCAGGGCATCGGCCGGGCCATCGCCGAACTGTTCGCCGGGCGCGGCGGCAAGGTGCTGCTGCTTGACCTCAAGGAGCCGGCACCGCTGGAAGGCGGGATCACGTTGCAGGGCGACGTGACGCAGGCCGCCGACCGCGAGCGGGCCGTGCAGGAAGTCTCGCAGCGCTGGGGTGGCCTGGACGTATTGGTGAACAATGCCGCTTACCAGGGCGCGACCGGCTCGCTGATGGACGTGTCCGACGACGGCTGGCAGCGGGCGCTGGACGTGAACCTCACCGCGCCGCTGCGCTTATCTAAAGCCTGCGTGCCAATAATGCCCCAGGGCAGCGCGGTGGTGCATATCGCCAGCGTGCAGGGCCTGATGGCCGAGCAGAACAACGTCGCCTACACCTCGAGCAAGGCTGGCCTGATCAATCTGACCCGCTCGATGTGCCTCGATCTGGCCCCGCGCGGCATCCGGGTCAATGCCGTCGCGCCGGGCGCGATCGCCACCGAGGAACTGCTCAAGTCGGTGGAGGCCACCCCCGACCCCGAGCAGACCCGCCAGGACTACGCCGACCTGCACGCCCTGCGCCGCATCGGTGAGCCGCGCGAGGTGGCCGAACTGGTGTACTTCCTGGCCTCGCCGGCCGCCTCGTTCATCACCGGCGTGACGGTGCCGGTGGACGGCGGCATGACCGCCAGCTTCATGATGGCCGGGCGGCCGGTGTAG
- a CDS encoding N-acetylmannosamine-6-phosphate 2-epimerase: MLPSALARLSGQLIVSVQADDGSPLRDTSHILALGRAALLGGAAGLRLRSAPDIAALRAVTGVPIIGLTKQTHPGTEVYITATPEEVREVAAAGADIVAFDATDLPRPFTVAELVRAAHDAGALAMADISTLEEARAAYAAGADIVGTTMSGYTPHSPQQTGPDFALMAALRAAKLPFIAEGRLNTPELARQALDLGALAVVVGSAITRPDHVTRWFAQALHGSSGEQM, from the coding sequence ATGCTTCCCTCTGCACTCGCGCGGCTCTCGGGCCAGCTGATCGTCAGCGTGCAGGCCGACGACGGCAGCCCCCTGCGGGACACTTCGCACATCCTGGCCCTGGGCCGGGCGGCCCTGCTCGGCGGCGCGGCGGGCCTGCGGCTGCGCTCGGCACCCGACATCGCGGCGCTGCGGGCCGTCACCGGAGTGCCGATCATTGGGCTGACCAAACAGACGCACCCCGGTACCGAGGTCTACATCACCGCCACGCCGGAGGAAGTGCGGGAAGTGGCGGCGGCAGGCGCTGATATCGTGGCCTTCGACGCCACCGATCTGCCGCGCCCCTTCACGGTGGCCGAACTGGTTCGGGCGGCCCACGACGCAGGCGCGCTGGCAATGGCCGACATCAGCACCCTGGAAGAAGCGCGGGCCGCCTACGCCGCCGGGGCCGACATCGTGGGCACCACCATGAGCGGCTACACCCCGCACAGCCCGCAGCAGACCGGGCCAGATTTCGCACTGATGGCCGCGTTGCGGGCGGCAAAGTTGCCGTTCATCGCCGAGGGGCGGCTCAATACGCCCGAGCTGGCCCGCCAAGCACTCGACCTCGGCGCGCTCGCAGTGGTGGTGGGCAGCGCCATTACCCGGCCCGACCACGTGACGCGCTGGTTCGCGCAGGCCCTGCACGGGAGCAGCGGCGAGCAGATGTGA
- a CDS encoding ABC transporter substrate-binding protein, which translates to MNKTVLITAALLGLSSAAAQKTTLEFWTISLAPLFNDEMNRLAIQFEKENPGTEVKWVDVPATAIEQKLLAAVAAGRPPAVVNLSSDMTVKMVQQGALEALGLSDAQKKLYFASPLSTFTFDNKVYGTPWYWAPKVVAYNTDIFKKAGLDPNKPPLTIQSMIAAAKQIKDKTGLYGFMPNINGTGLLSLFQEAGLPILSADKSKAVFNSDKHVQLLQTYVDLFKKDYIPEDTMRRGYVGATELYSAGKLAMLITGPQFILRVANDNKAVYTLTRVAPYPINLAGNVIHTPLMGMAVPKGVKDKDLAQKLALFLTNDTNQLAFSKVTQTTFPSTVKASKDAYFKAGGNNATDQGRLVSSKELSKAKDLTLSYPDASKLNKVFKDNVEAAMLGQKTAKQALDDIVKAWNASL; encoded by the coding sequence ATGAACAAGACTGTGCTGATCACCGCCGCGCTGCTGGGCCTGTCCTCGGCCGCCGCGCAGAAGACCACCCTCGAATTCTGGACCATCTCGCTGGCGCCGCTGTTCAACGACGAGATGAACCGCCTGGCCATCCAGTTCGAGAAGGAAAACCCTGGCACCGAGGTCAAATGGGTGGACGTGCCAGCCACCGCCATCGAGCAGAAACTGCTGGCCGCCGTCGCCGCCGGGCGCCCGCCGGCCGTGGTCAACCTCAGCAGCGACATGACCGTCAAGATGGTGCAGCAGGGCGCGCTGGAAGCGCTGGGCCTCAGCGACGCGCAAAAGAAGCTGTATTTCGCCTCGCCGCTCTCGACCTTCACCTTCGACAACAAGGTCTACGGCACCCCGTGGTACTGGGCACCCAAGGTGGTGGCCTACAACACCGACATCTTCAAGAAGGCCGGGCTCGATCCCAACAAGCCGCCGCTGACGATTCAGAGCATGATCGCCGCCGCCAAGCAGATCAAGGACAAGACCGGGCTCTACGGCTTCATGCCGAACATCAACGGCACCGGCCTGCTGTCGCTGTTCCAGGAAGCGGGTCTGCCGATCCTCAGCGCCGACAAGAGCAAGGCCGTGTTTAACTCCGACAAGCACGTGCAGTTGCTGCAAACCTACGTGGACCTGTTCAAGAAGGACTACATCCCCGAAGACACCATGCGCCGGGGCTACGTCGGGGCCACCGAACTCTACTCGGCCGGCAAGCTCGCCATGTTGATCACCGGGCCGCAGTTCATCCTGCGCGTCGCCAACGACAACAAAGCGGTCTACACCCTCACCAGGGTCGCGCCGTATCCGATCAACCTGGCCGGCAACGTGATTCACACCCCGTTGATGGGCATGGCGGTGCCCAAGGGCGTCAAGGACAAGGACCTGGCCCAGAAGCTGGCCCTCTTCCTCACCAACGACACCAACCAGCTGGCATTTTCCAAGGTCACCCAGACGACCTTTCCCTCGACCGTCAAGGCCAGCAAGGACGCCTACTTCAAGGCCGGGGGCAACAACGCCACCGACCAGGGCCGGCTGGTGAGCAGCAAGGAACTGAGTAAGGCCAAAGACCTGACGCTGAGTTACCCCGACGCGTCCAAGCTCAACAAAGTCTTCAAGGACAACGTCGAGGCGGCCATGCTGGGCCAGAAAACCGCCAAGCAGGCGCTCGACGACATCGTCAAGGCCTGGAACGCCAGCTTGTAA
- a CDS encoding beta-N-acetylhexosaminidase, with the protein MTRRLLLTAALLLFPALAAPAALTPVPDALAAVPGNVLIPAPQKAEFPSGTLPLKGLGLQLVGSAPELGWAARDVKAEWQVRLGTPLPDAGATSIVIGTRDDAALAARAKAAGLYTEQPEGYALWVDASGAYVVGADARGAYYGAQTLRQLLTPAGLRFALIQDYPGLRQRVAMIYLDSYSQGVNDHLIPLLAQLKYNAVLIMSDYVQWDVAKAGSWAAAGGASKAEARRVADLARSYGLEPIPLIETLGHVGWMFQGGKNLDLAQDPQSQNPYAYDTLNPETYSRVIFPVLKEAVEVFHPQRIHLGHDEVRNRDRFPARDNGKAAGFEQLFVDDVTRLHDYLKSMNVGSIIWHDAAFADAVVGSLPAKLPKDLTVASWNYSPAPDYPILSTIKDAGFTALGASWGDPLNTENYALAALKRGAAGMIQTRWTGYFGNPSLWDGQADQGVNYVRGGNSFWNPAARPLAEIDPALAEATYRDLYAPTPYAQHAGALVDLSPLVTRTLADPGEQGWIHKGPTIDLSQVPTGNVRFGAYRFLVNGAVMLKGSRAAASDLPTQATVELNRKAGRVAFLHTTGWTTPVNRELVGRYEITYADGSKRVQPLEYGRHIRAWTELTPASMVQAPGWRGQTAEGLDVNLGVLDWVNPKPDQVIKSVTLISEGKGGNPTLIGLTLIDP; encoded by the coding sequence GTGACGCGCCGCCTGCTCCTCACCGCCGCCCTGCTGCTCTTCCCCGCCCTGGCCGCGCCCGCCGCCCTGACCCCGGTACCGGACGCCCTGGCCGCCGTACCCGGCAACGTGCTGATTCCTGCGCCGCAAAAGGCCGAGTTTCCATCCGGCACCCTGCCGCTGAAGGGCCTGGGCCTCCAGCTCGTCGGCAGCGCTCCGGAACTCGGCTGGGCGGCCCGTGATGTGAAAGCCGAGTGGCAGGTCCGGCTCGGCACGCCCCTGCCGGACGCGGGCGCCACGTCCATCGTCATCGGTACACGGGACGACGCGGCCCTCGCCGCCAGGGCCAAGGCGGCGGGCCTCTATACCGAGCAGCCGGAAGGCTACGCCCTGTGGGTGGACGCCTCCGGCGCCTACGTCGTCGGGGCCGATGCGCGGGGAGCGTACTACGGTGCCCAGACGCTGCGCCAGCTCCTGACTCCGGCGGGGCTGCGCTTCGCCCTTATTCAGGATTATCCGGGGCTGCGGCAGCGCGTGGCGATGATCTACCTCGATTCGTACAGTCAGGGCGTCAACGACCACCTGATTCCGTTGCTGGCCCAGCTCAAATACAACGCCGTGCTGATCATGAGCGACTACGTGCAGTGGGACGTGGCCAAGGCCGGCAGCTGGGCCGCAGCAGGCGGCGCGAGCAAGGCCGAGGCCCGGCGGGTGGCGGACCTCGCCCGCAGCTACGGTCTGGAGCCCATTCCGCTGATCGAAACGCTCGGCCACGTCGGCTGGATGTTCCAGGGCGGCAAGAACCTCGATCTGGCGCAGGACCCGCAGTCTCAAAATCCCTACGCCTACGACACGCTCAACCCCGAGACCTACAGCCGGGTGATTTTTCCGGTACTCAAGGAAGCGGTGGAGGTCTTTCATCCGCAGCGAATTCACCTGGGCCACGACGAGGTGCGCAACCGCGACCGCTTCCCGGCCCGCGACAACGGCAAGGCGGCGGGCTTCGAACAGCTGTTCGTGGACGACGTGACCAGGCTGCACGATTACCTGAAGAGCATGAACGTGGGCAGCATCATCTGGCACGACGCTGCCTTCGCCGACGCGGTGGTGGGCAGCTTACCGGCGAAGCTGCCGAAAGACCTCACCGTCGCCTCGTGGAACTACAGCCCGGCGCCCGACTATCCCATTCTCAGCACCATCAAAGACGCCGGTTTCACGGCGCTGGGGGCCAGCTGGGGCGATCCGCTCAACACCGAGAACTACGCCCTGGCTGCCCTGAAACGCGGCGCCGCCGGCATGATCCAGACGCGCTGGACCGGTTACTTCGGCAACCCCAGCCTCTGGGACGGGCAGGCCGACCAGGGCGTGAACTACGTGCGCGGCGGCAACAGCTTCTGGAATCCGGCGGCCAGACCCCTGGCCGAGATCGACCCGGCCCTGGCCGAGGCGACCTACCGCGACCTCTACGCGCCCACGCCCTACGCCCAGCACGCCGGGGCACTGGTGGACCTCTCGCCGCTGGTGACGCGCACGCTGGCCGACCCCGGCGAGCAAGGCTGGATTCACAAGGGCCCGACCATCGACCTCTCTCAAGTTCCCACCGGCAACGTCCGCTTCGGCGCCTACCGTTTTCTGGTAAACGGCGCCGTGATGCTCAAGGGCTCGCGTGCCGCCGCCAGCGACCTGCCCACCCAGGCGACCGTCGAACTGAACCGCAAGGCGGGCCGGGTGGCCTTCCTGCACACCACTGGCTGGACCACCCCGGTCAACCGCGAGCTGGTGGGCCGCTACGAGATTACCTACGCCGACGGCAGCAAGCGGGTACAGCCGCTGGAGTACGGCCGCCACATCCGCGCCTGGACCGAACTGACGCCGGCCAGCATGGTGCAGGCTCCCGGCTGGCGCGGCCAGACCGCCGAGGGCCTCGACGTGAACCTGGGCGTGCTGGACTGGGTCAACCCCAAGCCCGACCAGGTCATCAAAAGCGTCACACTGATCAGTGAAGGCAAGGGCGGCAACCCCACCCTGATCGGCCTGACCCTGATCGACCCGTAA
- a CDS encoding carbohydrate ABC transporter permease, translating into MSLLRRTAAPPRRRRDRRAAARSTLLAYAFMLPFLALLLLYHTWPVLFGTYLAFTEYNIISPPQFVGLKNFRELLGDAQFWSGVQNSLKYLLVVPVIQLLSIAVAMLVNRPLRSIGFFRTAYYVPVVTSFAVVGLIWTWMYQQSGPVNWVLTHLGLMQRDRSLLGNPASALYAVMFVTLWKGVGYYMVLYLAGLQSIGRELEEAAVIDGATRWQVFVNVTLPGLRPTILVCSLLSTISAVKVFEEIFVMTQGGPVGSTYTALFFTYAKAFQDFRYGYAAAAGIVIAVISLAFGIVNFRLTRGGRVDA; encoded by the coding sequence TTGAGCCTCCTTCGCCGCACCGCCGCGCCGCCACGCCGCCGCCGGGACCGCCGGGCCGCCGCCCGCAGCACCCTGCTGGCCTACGCCTTCATGCTGCCGTTTCTGGCACTGCTGCTGCTCTACCACACCTGGCCGGTGCTGTTCGGCACGTATCTGGCGTTTACCGAGTACAACATCATCTCGCCGCCGCAGTTCGTGGGCCTGAAAAACTTCCGCGAACTTCTGGGTGACGCCCAGTTCTGGAGCGGGGTGCAAAACAGCCTCAAGTACCTGCTGGTGGTGCCGGTGATTCAGCTGCTCAGCATCGCCGTGGCCATGCTGGTCAACCGCCCGCTCAGGAGCATCGGCTTTTTCCGCACCGCCTACTACGTGCCGGTGGTGACGAGCTTCGCGGTGGTGGGCCTCATCTGGACCTGGATGTACCAGCAGTCGGGACCGGTCAACTGGGTGCTGACCCACCTGGGCCTGATGCAGCGCGACCGCAGTTTGCTGGGCAACCCCGCCTCGGCGCTCTACGCGGTGATGTTCGTGACGCTCTGGAAGGGCGTCGGCTACTACATGGTGCTGTACCTGGCGGGCCTGCAGAGCATCGGGCGCGAGCTGGAGGAAGCGGCGGTGATCGACGGCGCCACGCGCTGGCAGGTCTTCGTGAACGTCACCCTGCCGGGCCTGCGGCCCACCATCCTGGTGTGCAGCCTGCTGAGCACCATCAGCGCCGTGAAGGTGTTCGAGGAGATTTTCGTGATGACGCAGGGCGGGCCGGTGGGCAGCACCTACACGGCCCTCTTCTTTACCTACGCCAAGGCCTTTCAGGACTTCCGCTACGGCTACGCGGCGGCGGCCGGCATCGTGATCGCGGTGATCAGTCTGGCCTTCGGGATCGTGAATTTCCGCCTCACGCGCGGCGGGCGGGTGGACGCGTGA
- a CDS encoding carbohydrate ABC transporter permease, translating to MSTPTGNFNQRAAQLKARRARRMRLHNLAAYSVLVVIALIMLYPFYWTLITSLEPTGNIYEAKLLPSGLSLKNYAAVLSGTTVPFLRMVLNSVVICTVGVIGSVTFAALAAYPLAKMRFPGRDLIFYAILALVVLPNEAGLIVNYVTTIKLGLLEQRGPVWDTLTQYAAIVLPSVASIVGLFLIRQAYLGIPLELIEAARIDGAPELLIWRRIMLPLSMPTIAAFAILEFVALWNSFLWARILPLDPQMLPLSAGLLELSGTFATNSRATMAGAVLVIIPILIVFASLQRYFMKGIEGAVKG from the coding sequence GTGAGTACTCCCACGGGCAATTTCAACCAGAGGGCCGCGCAGCTCAAGGCCCGGCGGGCCCGCCGGATGCGCCTGCACAATCTGGCCGCCTACAGCGTGCTGGTCGTCATCGCGCTGATCATGCTCTACCCGTTTTACTGGACCCTGATCACCAGCCTGGAGCCCACCGGCAACATCTACGAGGCCAAGCTGCTGCCCAGCGGCCTGAGCCTGAAGAATTACGCGGCGGTGCTGAGCGGCACCACCGTGCCCTTTTTGCGGATGGTGCTCAACAGCGTGGTGATCTGCACCGTGGGCGTCATCGGCAGCGTGACCTTCGCGGCGCTGGCCGCCTACCCGCTGGCCAAGATGCGCTTTCCGGGGCGCGACCTGATCTTCTACGCGATTCTGGCGCTGGTGGTGTTGCCCAACGAGGCCGGGCTGATCGTCAACTATGTCACCACCATCAAGCTGGGCCTGCTCGAGCAGCGCGGCCCGGTGTGGGACACCCTGACGCAGTATGCGGCCATCGTGCTGCCGAGCGTCGCCAGCATCGTGGGATTGTTTCTGATCCGGCAGGCGTACCTGGGTATTCCGCTGGAACTCATCGAGGCCGCCCGCATCGACGGCGCGCCGGAACTGCTGATCTGGCGTCGGATCATGCTGCCGCTCTCGATGCCTACCATCGCCGCCTTCGCCATTCTGGAATTCGTGGCACTGTGGAACAGCTTCCTCTGGGCGCGCATTCTGCCGCTCGATCCGCAGATGCTGCCGCTCTCGGCGGGCCTGCTGGAACTCTCCGGCACCTTTGCCACCAACAGCCGCGCCACCATGGCCGGCGCGGTGCTGGTGATCATTCCGATTCTGATCGTGTTCGCCTCGCTGCAGCGCTACTTCATGAAGGGCATCGAGGGCGCGGTGAAGGGATGA
- a CDS encoding FAD-dependent oxidoreductase translates to MSLPYTTLPRRWDVLVAGGGTAGAIAGIAAAREGARVLVLESQGSLGGTGTNAWVTPLMRNVSGGVNLNRGLTDELKARLLARGDGAVDKNGNDNWFNPEALKYVLEVLLLEAGGEVLYHTSVVAPVVEAGHIHSLVVHNKGGLQALEADVFIDATGDADVAAAAGVPFHAGDEDGLHQAMSLRFTLAGVDLERLCTFLAEHGQWQESPRFMHFWMVWGKKSSLEPLFRRAVVEGVLEERDGDYFQAFSVPGRPGELSFNCPRIRADLNDGADPWHLSGAQTDGRESIERLIRFCKTFLPGCGQAYLGSYAPMVGVRETRRIVGDYTLTLGDILDSRKFEDAVCRNHYPVDIHSVKGGAKLLHEREGTAPYFAPDAYHELPYRCLLPQGVENLLVPGRAASSTFEAQSSIRVQQNCHSMGEAAGVAAAWAAREYGGTVRRVAGMALRERLRALGANV, encoded by the coding sequence ATGAGCCTGCCCTACACCACCTTGCCCCGGCGCTGGGACGTGCTGGTGGCCGGTGGCGGCACCGCCGGGGCCATCGCCGGCATCGCGGCGGCGCGGGAAGGCGCGCGGGTGCTGGTGCTCGAAAGCCAGGGCAGCCTGGGCGGCACCGGCACCAACGCCTGGGTTACGCCGCTGATGCGCAATGTGTCGGGCGGCGTCAACCTCAACCGGGGCCTCACCGACGAACTCAAGGCCCGCCTGCTGGCGCGCGGTGACGGCGCGGTGGACAAGAACGGTAACGACAACTGGTTCAACCCCGAGGCCCTCAAGTACGTGCTGGAGGTGCTGCTGCTCGAAGCCGGCGGCGAGGTGCTCTACCACACCAGCGTGGTCGCGCCGGTCGTGGAGGCCGGACACATCCACTCGCTGGTCGTTCACAACAAGGGCGGCCTGCAGGCGCTGGAAGCCGACGTGTTCATCGACGCCACCGGAGACGCCGACGTGGCCGCCGCCGCCGGGGTGCCGTTCCACGCCGGAGACGAGGACGGGCTGCATCAGGCCATGAGCCTGCGCTTCACGCTGGCCGGGGTGGACCTCGAGCGGCTGTGCACCTTCCTAGCCGAGCACGGTCAGTGGCAGGAATCGCCGCGCTTCATGCACTTCTGGATGGTCTGGGGCAAGAAGAGCAGCCTGGAGCCGCTGTTTCGCCGGGCGGTGGTCGAGGGGGTACTGGAGGAGCGCGACGGCGATTACTTTCAGGCCTTCAGCGTGCCAGGCCGCCCCGGTGAGCTGAGTTTCAACTGCCCGCGCATCCGGGCCGACCTCAACGACGGGGCCGATCCCTGGCACCTCTCCGGCGCGCAGACCGATGGACGCGAAAGTATCGAGCGCCTGATCCGCTTTTGCAAAACGTTCCTGCCCGGCTGCGGGCAAGCCTACCTGGGCAGCTATGCCCCGATGGTCGGCGTGCGCGAAACGCGGCGCATCGTGGGCGACTACACCTTGACCCTGGGTGACATCCTCGACAGCCGCAAGTTTGAGGACGCTGTGTGCCGAAACCACTACCCGGTGGACATCCACAGCGTCAAGGGCGGCGCCAAGCTGCTGCACGAACGCGAGGGCACCGCCCCCTACTTCGCCCCCGACGCCTACCACGAGTTGCCGTACCGCTGCCTGCTGCCGCAGGGCGTGGAGAACCTGCTGGTGCCGGGGCGGGCGGCCAGCAGCACCTTCGAGGCGCAGAGCTCGATCCGGGTGCAGCAGAACTGCCACAGCATGGGCGAGGCGGCGGGGGTGGCGGCGGCCTGGGCGGCGCGCGAGTACGGCGGAACGGTGCGCCGGGTGGCGGGTATGGCACTGCGCGAACGGCTGCGGGCTCTGGGCGCCAACGTCTAG
- a CDS encoding alpha/beta hydrolase, giving the protein MTAERTFSPDDPHAAPHVGGVPYSIERRTFARIPCLVERPSVPVRALLIAYHGAGAAKEGKLGVYSALTAQGVAIVIPDAPLHGERTLSQPGLNHREFVWESARRSVAEAEAFFTVLQDEFGKLPIFVVGSSMGGYVALALARSEKRVRGAAALITSGVWQEPEVNAPGTRAFLEAQRPLTHTEGYAPTPLLLLSGEIDPVFPLSAHHVPTAAALKRAYEAAGCTEHFSEKVYPGVEHYTSQKMRDDVVTWTLALLSP; this is encoded by the coding sequence ATGACCGCCGAACGCACCTTCTCCCCCGATGACCCGCACGCTGCTCCGCACGTTGGCGGCGTTCCCTACAGCATCGAGCGCCGCACCTTCGCCCGGATTCCCTGTCTGGTCGAGCGCCCCAGCGTGCCGGTGCGGGCGCTGCTGATCGCCTACCACGGGGCCGGGGCCGCCAAGGAAGGCAAGCTGGGCGTGTACTCGGCGCTCACCGCCCAGGGCGTGGCCATCGTGATTCCCGACGCGCCGCTGCACGGCGAGCGGACACTGAGCCAGCCGGGGCTCAACCACCGCGAGTTCGTCTGGGAAAGTGCCCGGCGCAGCGTGGCCGAGGCCGAGGCCTTTTTCACGGTGTTGCAGGACGAGTTCGGCAAGCTCCCGATCTTCGTGGTGGGCAGCAGCATGGGCGGCTACGTGGCCCTGGCGCTGGCCCGCAGCGAGAAGCGGGTGCGCGGCGCGGCGGCGCTGATCACGTCCGGCGTCTGGCAGGAGCCGGAAGTCAACGCGCCCGGCACCCGGGCCTTCCTGGAAGCGCAGCGCCCCCTCACCCACACCGAGGGCTACGCGCCCACGCCGCTGCTGCTGCTCAGCGGCGAGATCGACCCGGTGTTTCCGCTTTCCGCGCACCACGTGCCCACCGCCGCCGCCCTGAAGCGGGCCTACGAAGCGGCCGGTTGCACGGAGCACTTCAGCGAGAAGGTGTATCCCGGCGTCGAGCACTACACCAGCCAGAAGATGCGCGACGACGTGGTGACGTGGACCCTCGCCCTGCTCAGCCCGTAA
- a CDS encoding DUF4127 family protein, which translates to MDPRPAQPVKRLLLVPPDTRPVTLKLPTLLAEMVGVEVGVPPEKALPHFFTPGDPTALRRWLLKMAPVSDVLVVCLETLTLGGMIPARRVSDPLEDVLARLEVLRELKALNPQLKIYAFGVVVRVAHDNDPHEEKPYYGEWGAQLRAYGVAADRLARHGEAERPALEQARAALPPEILADWLGTRQRNHALHLAALDLVREGVIGHLCLTLDDTAEYGLAALDRRALEQRTDELALWRQVDIYPGADEVPCTLIARALRPEPVRVWVIYSGLNGHNAGLIYEDRPAGELVRAHLRAAGCRLADTPLEADFVLMVNTPGHRQANRQPDFASVDTAGRHLPAFVDRLAEELASGRRVALADIAYPNGAEQRLWTLLQELPLARLAAYSAWNTAGNTLGSAVAFGKLAALVTHRAAQVQALFSQLVDDGLYQAFVRGEVRARLEQPSPYDLGGQREAAERELHALITPRLEALWRRHFAESGLTLEAGRAQLAWPRLFTGAFELKVSS; encoded by the coding sequence GTGGACCCTCGCCCTGCTCAGCCCGTAAAGCGCCTGCTGCTGGTTCCCCCCGACACCCGCCCGGTCACGCTGAAGCTGCCGACGCTGCTGGCCGAGATGGTGGGCGTGGAGGTCGGCGTGCCGCCCGAGAAAGCCCTGCCGCACTTCTTTACGCCGGGCGACCCCACGGCGCTGCGCCGCTGGCTGCTGAAGATGGCCCCGGTCTCGGATGTGCTGGTCGTCTGCCTGGAAACCCTGACGCTCGGCGGCATGATTCCGGCCCGGCGCGTTTCCGATCCGCTGGAGGACGTGCTGGCACGGCTGGAGGTGCTACGCGAGCTCAAGGCCCTGAACCCGCAGCTGAAGATCTACGCCTTCGGGGTGGTGGTGCGGGTGGCGCACGACAACGATCCGCACGAGGAAAAACCCTACTACGGCGAGTGGGGCGCGCAGCTGCGCGCTTACGGAGTGGCCGCCGACCGGCTGGCCCGTCACGGCGAGGCCGAGCGCCCGGCGCTGGAGCAGGCCCGCGCCGCCCTGCCGCCGGAAATCCTGGCAGACTGGCTGGGCACCCGGCAGCGCAACCACGCCCTGCATCTGGCGGCGCTGGACCTGGTCCGTGAGGGCGTGATCGGGCACCTGTGCCTGACCCTCGACGACACCGCCGAGTACGGCCTGGCCGCGCTCGACCGCCGGGCGCTGGAGCAGCGCACCGACGAGCTGGCCCTCTGGCGGCAGGTGGACATCTACCCCGGCGCCGACGAGGTGCCGTGTACCCTGATCGCCCGCGCCCTGCGGCCCGAACCGGTGCGCGTCTGGGTGATCTACAGCGGGCTGAATGGTCACAATGCCGGGCTGATCTACGAGGACCGGCCGGCCGGCGAGCTGGTGCGCGCCCACCTGCGTGCCGCCGGCTGCCGGCTGGCCGACACCCCCCTTGAAGCCGACTTCGTGCTGATGGTCAACACGCCGGGCCACAGGCAGGCCAACCGGCAGCCGGATTTCGCCTCGGTGGACACCGCCGGGCGCCACCTGCCCGCCTTCGTGGACCGGCTGGCCGAGGAACTCGCCTCGGGGCGGCGGGTCGCGCTGGCCGACATCGCTTATCCCAACGGGGCGGAACAGCGGCTGTGGACCCTGCTTCAGGAGTTGCCGCTGGCCCGGCTCGCGGCGTACTCGGCCTGGAACACCGCCGGCAACACGCTGGGCAGCGCCGTGGCGTTCGGCAAGCTGGCCGCGCTGGTGACCCACCGGGCCGCGCAGGTGCAGGCACTGTTCTCGCAGCTCGTCGACGACGGGCTGTATCAGGCCTTCGTGCGCGGCGAGGTCCGGGCGCGGCTGGAGCAGCCCAGTCCCTACGATCTGGGCGGGCAGCGCGAAGCGGCCGAGCGCGAACTGCACGCTTTGATCACGCCGCGCCTCGAAGCGCTGTGGCGGCGTCACTTCGCGGAAAGCGGCCTGACGCTGGAAGCCGGCCGGGCGCAGCTGGCTTGGCCGAGACTGTTTACCGGGGCCTTCGAGCTGAAAGTCAGCAGCTGA